A single Anopheles arabiensis isolate DONGOLA chromosome 2, AaraD3, whole genome shotgun sequence DNA region contains:
- the LOC120895187 gene encoding ATP synthase-coupling factor 6, mitochondrial encodes MLTNQILSAARIVGLQTRRNYGVSAVLLAKASDPIQQLFVTKLREYAQKSQSAGGKLVDATPEIQRELKQEMEKLAKQYGGGQGEDMTAFPAFKFEEPKIDPINSSA; translated from the exons ATGCTGACCAACCAGATTCTATCCGCTGCCCGGATTGTTGGACTGCAGACTCGCCGTAATTACGGTGTCTCCGCTGTACTGCTGGCTAAGGCAAGCGATCCAATCCAGCAGCTGTTCGTGACCAAACTTCGTGAATACGCACAGAAGAGCCAGAGCGC tgGTGGCAAACTAGTTGATGCTACACCGGAAATCCAGCGTGAATTGAAGCAAGAGATGGAGAAACTGGCCAAGCAGTACGGAGGTGGTCAGGGCGAAGATATGACTGCCTTCCCCGCCTTCAAGTTCGAGGAGCCCAAAATTGATCCGATCAATTCCAGCGCTTGA
- the LOC120896723 gene encoding DNA polymerase epsilon subunit 2 — protein sequence MSEIHRLKSQIVSRFSLGGFQIRSEASTFLAQQLQPLDDAERKKWITNVANHVQGQCLNLPVIEKQHIELAIKEANNTGLDDTETIFRVISAFEVPSFVYCAEKKKFLPDTNKRSLLATPDGKSSYIRERYWLLWQKTSRHETFSQRTTPGMEAPGNRNKLSLRKVENILSTSKMNDVVLLGLLTQLTEGRYYLEDPTGSIPIDISTATYSPGLFCEGCFLLAYGKYRDGVLNVEEIGFPMPELATNSRAFFGTVNSWGGPSKTLLKYSRNLNDLEKANVEHSLVFLSDCWLDNPIVMEKLEQLLRGYDDFPPVAIVLMGPFARSIENVYTLKGHFIKLGEILSSCEKLKSQTDLVIVPSIDDPAAANILPRPPVPEALAGELKKRFPRTILTTNPCRLQYCTQQIVVCRADLVTKLCRNTIHFPKEGLLEEHFARTIINQNTLAPLTPIAFPTHWNYDAALSLYPLPDLIVIGDPCQGFHTTEQECTVMNVGSFPKSKYAFKVYYPSSRTVEDSQIPDEE from the exons ATGAGTGAAATACACCGCTTAAAATCGCAAATAGTTTCCCGATTTTCGCTTGGAGGTTTTCAGATTCGAAG TGAGGCCAGCACGTTTCTTGCCCAACAACTTCAGCCTCTTGACGACGCAGAACGCAAGAAATGGATCACGAATGTGGCCAATCATGTGCAGGGGCAGTGTTTGAACCTTCCCGTtatagaaaaacaacacatagaACTGGCCATCAAGGAAGCGAACAACACAGGATTAGATGATACCGAGACGATTTTCCGTGTCATCAGTGCTTTTGAGGTGCCTTCATTCGTGTACTGtgcggagaaaaaaaagtttctgCCAGACACCAACAAGCGAAGTTTATTGGCCACACCGGATGGTAAGTCTAGCTACATTCGCGAACGATACTGGTTGCTGTGGCAGAAGACAAGCCGCCACGAAACATTCTCCCAGCGCACGACACCTGGCATGGAGGCACCGGGCAATAGAAACAAACTCAGCCTACGGAAAGTAGAGAATATACTCTCAACCTCGAAAATGAACGATGTTGTCTTGCTGGGATTATTGACGCAGCTAACGGAAGGTCGTTATTATTTGGAAGATCCTACTGGATCGATTCCGATCGACATAAGCACGGCAACCTACTCGCCGGGACTGTTTTGTGAGGGATGTTTCTTGCTTGCGTACGGTAAATATCGAGACGGTGTATTGAATGTAGAGGAGATTGGATTTCCAATGCCGGAGCTTGCTACTAACAGTAGAGCGTTCTTTGGAACCGTGAACAGTTGGGGTGGTCCCTCAAAAACGCTTCTGAAATACTCTCGCAATCTAAACGATTTGGAGAAAGCCAATGTGGAGCACAGTCTTGTGTTTCTGTCCGATTGTTGGCTGGACAATCCGATCGTGATGGAAAAGTTGGAACAATTGCTGAGAGGATACGATGATTTCCCCCCGGTAGCGATAGTACTTATGGGACCATTCGCAAGAAGCATCGAGAATGTCTACACACTAAAAGGTCACTTTATAAAGCTCGGTGAAATATTGTCCAGTTGTGAGAAGCTAAAATCGCAAACCGATTTAGTTATTGTGCCTTCCATTGATGATCCCGCAGCTGCGAATATCTTACCTCGACCTCCTGTACCAGAAGCTTTAGCAGGAGAGCTGAAAAAACGATTCCCTAGAACTATTTTGACCACAAATCCGTGCCGGTTGCAATACTGTACTCAGCAAATTGTTGTGTGTCGTGCCGATTTGGTAACCAAATTGTGTCGAAATACGATACATTTTCCCAAAGAAGGACTATTAGAAGAGCAT TTTGCCCGGACAATTATTAATCAGAATACGTTAGCGCCTTTAACACCGATTGCGTTTCCTACACACTGGAATTATGATGctgccctctctctctatccgtTACCTGATTTAATCGTTATAGGGGATCCATGTCAAGGCTTTCATACAACTGAACAGGAGTGCACTGTTATGAATGTGGGATCCTTTCCGAAATCAAAATATGCATTTAAGGTGTATTATCCCTCTAGCAGAACAGTTGAAGATTCGCAAATACCTGATGAGgagtaa
- the LOC120895186 gene encoding DNA polymerase epsilon catalytic subunit 1, whose translation MFSTNTGKFNAEKADGDDTNEIGYRQSRENDQIDQKYGFERVKDTQERTGYLINIHSTEILNEDRRLVAALDMYFLQMDGNRYKTTVIYAPYLLLITRDGNSLEVAKFLGKKYSGQLLSVEHIQKEDLDLPNHLSGLKQNMLKLSFPNTTQMNKVKRDLSSAVRKNREREKANTYYMQMLSTSLSTAICYDGIEAEGSGPNQNVDFYDYIVDIREHDVPYHVRVSIDLNIFCGTWYTVRCRGGEEPPVITPRPDILDRPEPVILAFDIETTKLPLKFPDAQTDQIMMISYMIDGQGYLITNREIISGDVNDFEYTPKPEFEGNFIVFNEPNELGLLQKFFDHVLEVKPHIFVTYNGDFFDWPFVEARAAVYDLDMKREIGFSKVNGRDGNYLCRPAMHLDCLCWVKRDSYLPVGSQGLKAVAKSKLRYDPVELDPEEMCRMAVEQPQVLANYSVSDAVATYYLYMKYVHPFIFALATIIPMEPDEILRKGSGTLCESLLMKEAFKVNIVFPNKQVSELNKLTNDGHVLDSETYVGGHVEALESGVFRADISTRFRLDPDMIKQLQENVDKVLEHAIVTEEGVPLSEVTNFEEVKAEILSALQQLYDIPTRLEQPVIYHLDVGAMYPNIILTNRLQPSSMVNDADCAACDFNKPGARCKRDMEWLWRGEMLPASRNEFQRIQQQLETEKFPPLFPGGPQRAFHELSREDQANYEKKRLSDYCRKAYKKTKVTRLETRTSTICQKENSFYVDTVRAFRDRRYEYKALTKVAKAAVTAAVKSGDAGEIKAAKGREVLYDSLQLAHKCILNSFYGYVMRKGARWHSMPMAGIVCLTGSNIITKAREIIERVGRPLELDTDGIWCILPASFPQEFTIRTNHQKKKTINVSYPNAVLNTMVKDHFTNDQYHVLERPHTADGKQAEYSIRSENSIFFEVDGPYLAMVLPAAKEEGKKLKKRYAVFNFDGSLAELKGFEVKRRGELQLIKIFQSSVFEAFLQGSTLEQCYASVAKIADYWLDVLYSKGHNMPDSELFELISENRSMSRKLEDYGEQKSTSISTAKRLAEFLGDQMVKDAGLACKFIISRKPEGAPVTERAIPLAIFQSEISVRRHYLRRWLKDNTMGDADIRDVLDWNYYIERLGGTIQKIITIPAALQGLNNPVPRVQHPDWLHKKMLDKNDTLKQRRISEMFSIAPPKPNREVTDVEDLVRKQTNGSLAGVPITHKRRREGSEEQDDCPQTEAEQPIPKTWREALGEPPLPGSSRAELIDWLQFHKRKWRWQLSQRNTHRRDVRNSKRIRTTNDDSVNVAVSARTATLGGFLRKTQRSLIEQSWQIIQLLPMDDMGNFTVWAMVGDELHKIRLTVPRIFYVNQRTPAPPEDAGAAGGSKTMWKKVHRVLPRARPVYHLYQYVVPEQVFRDNRLGLLADLATPDIEGIYETQMTLEFRALMELGCVCAVQRSEARALAAMATKDLDAFNIQQLEMRPVSCTPYLKNSLNGRVNLRKIFLYQHVSPTGKREMWGLFSAASKKALVIVLDTVRTNQLPTVKNLYTSERIALLTASDEHGEDMLPPSDMTFEVFMEIDAKQVYQRVTRALSAYRDEKRGPTLLCLQTALGLHKLNQHLPICLEFPEVSIHIADDAALLSGLDWQRHGARSMIRHFLNLGRVLQMMLEQCLYFQLPLGNMPPDTVLFGADLFFARLLHRHNFVLWFSGGARPDLGGREADDSRLLAEFEDNISVVQNRSGFYRSVCVELTVESLAVSALLQASKVQELEGTSSAITFDVMPQASLEEMITSGPNGQQLSNYDETALCSQAFRVMRMMVNTWLREVSINRNVFSDFQIIHFYRWVRSSRALLYDPALRRALNTIMRKLFLQIVAEFRRMKATIIYADFNRIVIDTGKRTVGDAISYTDYIVQNIRNRELFHSVSLSFQQAWEFLLWNDPTNYGGVRGNLPKEAIDSNEPNTLTSQDELDEEELALEMNWSISEQLPEERRCRANFESFVVSFLQTMAEGVSPESALQKLACIAYGMVQKMHDGSARGANGPALEFIKAITKALAACKEAEDQLTTMRRNMLLLVGIGDFSDKAVWKESRKSFILTEVICQACNHCRDLDLCKDTHRALKDGELPVWLCAQCNVDYDNVEIEMRLLDVVQRKLMSYTLQDLRCIKCKQIKRENLSQYCTCTGCFENLISTSELRRLLQTFYTLAKDYRMSVLEETVQHLLET comes from the exons atgttttctaCTAACACCGGAAAATTTAATGCTGAAAAGGCGGATGG CGATGATACGAATGAGATCGGATATCGACAATCCCGGGAGAATGATCAAATCGACCAGAAATATGGATTCGAACGGGTGAAGGATACACAAGAACGTACAGGCTATCTCATCAACATACACTCG ACGGAAATACTAAATGAAGATCGCCGACTGGTAGCCGCATTGGATATGTATTTCTTGCAAATGGACGGCAATCGATATAAAACAACGGTAATATACGCGCCTTATTTGCTGCTGATTACACGCGATGGAAATTCTCTGGAAGTGGCAAAGTTTTTAGGTAAAAAGTATTCTGGACAGCTGTTAAGCGTTGAGCACATTCAAAAAGAAGACCTGGATTTGCCGAACCACTTGAGCGGCTTAAAGCAGAACATGCTGAAACTTAGCTTTCCCAACACGACTCAAATGAATAAGGTAAAGCGAGATCTGTCCAGCGCGGTACGTAAGAATCGAGAGCGCGAAAAGGCTAATACATATTACATGCAAATGCTGAGTACGTCTCTATCGACGGCAATCTGTTATGACGGCATCGAGGCCGAAGGAAGTGGACCAAATCAGAATGTAGACTTTTACGATTATATCGTTGATATACGGGAACATGATGTACCGTACCATGTTCGAGTGTCAATTGATTTGAACATATTCTGTGGCACATGGTACACCGTCCGCTGTCGTGGTGGCGAAGAACCTCCCGTCATTACACCGCGTCCGGACATTCTCGATCGTCCTGAGCCGGTCATTCTTGCGTTCGACATAGAAACAACAAAGCTGCCGCTAAAGTTTCCAGACGCACAAACGGATCAAATCATGATGATTTCCTACATGATAGACGGCCAAGGATACCTGATCACGAATCGTGAGATCATTAGCGGTGATGTGAACGATTTTGAATACACTCCCAAGCCGGAATTTGAAGGCAACTTTATCGTTTTCAACGAGCCTAACGAGCTGGGATTGCTGCAAAAATTTTTTGACCATGTGCTAGAGGTGAAACCACATATCTTTGTAACGTACAACGGTGACTTCTTCGATTGGCCTTTCGTTGAGGCGCGTGCAGCTGTCTACGATTTGGACATGAAGCGTGAGATAGGCTTCTCGAAGGTAAATGGGCGCGACGGAAATTACCTTTGCCGACCTGCGATGCATCTTGACTGTCTGTGCTGGGTGAAGCGCGATTCCTATCTTCCCGTTGGCTCGCAAGGATTGAAAGCTGTGGCAAAGAGTAAACTGCGCTATGACCCAGTCGAACTGGATCCCGAAGAAATGTGCCGTATGGCAGTAGAGCAACCCCAAGTGTTGGCAAATTATTCAGTCTCAGATGCGGTGGCGACTTATTATCTATATATGAAGTACGTTCATCCATTTATTTTCGCCCTGGCAACGATTATTCCAATGGAACCGGACGAAATTCTGCGGAAAGGTTCGGGGACGCTTTGCGAATCGTTGCTGATGAAAGAAGCGTTCAAGGTGAACATTGTATTTCCTAACAAACAAGTGTCCGAGTTAAACAAACTGACAAACGATGGGCATGTGCTGGATTCTGAAACGTACGTAGGAGGCCACGTAGAAGCACTTGAGTCGGGCGTGTTTCGCGCTGACATCAGCACCCGCTTTCGACTGGATCCAGATATGATAAAACAGTTGCAAGAAAACGTGGACAAGGTGCTTGAACATGCAATTGTCACCGAGGAAGGTGTACCGTTATCGGAAGTGACCAACTTTGAAGAAGTGAAAGCTGAAATATTGTCCGCGTTGCAGCAATTGTACGATATTCCAACTCGCTTAGAACAGCCCGTTATTTATCATCTAGATGTGGGGGCAATGTATCCGAACATCATTCTCACAAATCGGCTGCAACCATCTTCAATGGTAAACGATGCGGATTGTGCTGCGTGTGATTTTAACAAACCTGGCGCACGTTGCAAGCGAGATATGGAATGGTTATGGCGTGGTGAAATGCTTCCTGCAAGCCGCAATGAATTTCAGCGCATTCAGCAGCAGCTAGAAACTGAAAAATTTCCCCCACTTTTCCCAGGTGGTCCGCAACGCGCTTTTCACGAACTTTCACGAGAGGATCAGGCAAATTATGAGAAAAAGCGCCTGTCAGATTATTGCCGCAAAGCgtacaagaaaacaaaagtaacGCGATTGGAGACGCGAACATCAACCATATGCCAAAAGGAAAACAGTTTCTACGTGGATACGGTGCGAGCGTTTCGCGATCGTCGATATGAATACAAAGCTCTAACGAAGGTTGCCAAGGCAGCCGTCACGGCGGCAGTGAAGAGTGGCGATGCTGGCGAAATAAAAGCCGCAAAAGGACGTGAGGTATTGTATGACTCACTGCAGCTTGCACACAAGTGTATTCTAAACTCATTCTACGGATATGTAATGCGCAAAGGTGCCCGTTGGCACAGTATGCCAATGGCAGGTATTGTCTGTTTGACTGGCTCAAACATCATTACGAAAGCTCGAGAAATCATCGAACGCGTGGGAAGGCCACTTGAGCTGGACACCGATGGCATATGGTGTATCTTGCCGGCATCATTTCCGCAAGAATTTACGATCCGAACTAATcatcagaagaagaaaacgatcaATGTTTCCTACCCGAATGCCGTTCTTAATACGATGGTAAAGGATCACTTTACGAACGATCAGTACCACGTGCTGGAGCGACCACACACTGCCGATGGTAAGCAAGCCGAATATTCTATACGCTCGGAGAACTCCATCTTTTTTGAAGTAGACGGGCCCTATCTGGCAATGGTGCTTCCTGCCGCCAAGGAGGAAggtaaaaaattgaaaaaacgATATGCAGTATTTAACTTTGACGGTTCATTGGCCGAACTGAAGGGGTTTGAGGTGAAGCGACGAGGCGAGCTCCAGttgataaaaatatttcaatcatcCGTTTTTGAAGCATTCTTGCAAGGGTCCACTCTGGAGCAGTGCTATGCTTCTGTAGCCAAAATCGCCGATTATTGGCTGGATGTTTTGTACAGCAAAGGACACAATATGCCAGATAGTGAACTTTTTGAACTGATTTCCGAAAATCGTTCAATGTCACGTAAACTCGAGGATTATGGGGAACAGAAATCAACGTCCATTTCCACAGCGAAACGGTTGGCTGAATTTTTGGGCGATCAGATGGTAAAAGATGCAGGATTGGCTTGCAAATTTATCATTTCTCGCAAACCGGAAGGAGCACCCGTGACGGAGCGGGCAATTCCTTTGGCAATATTTCAATCGGAAATAAGCGTTCGACGACATTACTTACGGCGCTGGCTGAAAGACAACACCATGGGTGATGCAGATATACGCGATGTTTTGGATTGGAACTACTACATCGAACGCTTGGGAGGAacgatacaaaaaatcatcacAATTCCAGCCGCATTGCAGGGCCTGAATAATCCGGTACCGCGTGTGCAACATCCCGATTGGCTGCATAAGAAAATGTTAGACAAAAATGATACCTTGAAACAACGACGTATAAGTGAAATGTTTAGCATCGCACCACCAAAACCGAACAGAGAGGTTACCGATGTCGAAGATTTAGTAAGGAAACAAACCAACGGATCACTAGCGGGTGTTCCGATCACCCACAAACGGCGCAGAGAAGGTTCTGAAGAACAAGACGATTGCCCTCAAACCGAAGCGGAGCAACCGATCCCAAAAACTTGGCGTGAAGCTTTAGGAGAACCTCCCTTGCCGGGGTCAAGTCGGGCTGAATTGATCGATTGGCTACAATTTCATAAGCGGAAGTGGCGCTGGCAATTATCGCAGCGCAATACACACCGGCGTGATGTGCGCAATAGCAAACGTATCCGCACGACTAACGATGATAGCGTTAATGTCGCGGTATCAGCACGAACCGCAACATTAGGTGGTTTTCTGCGCAAAACGCAACGTTCGCTGATTGAACAGAGTTGGCAGATAATACAGCTTTTGCCGATGGACGATATGGGTAACTTTACCGTTTGGGCTATGGTAGGTGACGAGCTGCACAAAATTCGGCTCACTGTTCCGCGAATCTTCTACGTAAATCAACGAACGCCGGCTCCCCCTGAGGATGCCGGAGCAGCGGGAGGATCCAAAACTATGTGGAAAAAGGTTCATCGAGTACTGCCTCGTGCACGGCCCGTTTATCATCTTTACCAATACGTGGTGCCCGAGCAAGTATTTCGCGACAATCGTTTGGGTTTGCTGGCTGATCTTGCGACGCCAGATATCGAAGGAATATACGAGACGCAGATGACGCTAGAATTTCGTGCCCTCATGGAGCTAGGCTGCGTATGTGCGGTTCAACGATCGGAAGCAAGAGCATTAGCAGCAATGGCTACGAAAGATCTCGATGCTTTCAACATCCAGCAGTTGGAGATGCGCCCCGTCTCCTGTACACCGTATCTCAAGAACTCCTTGAATGGTCGCGTGAATTTGCGCAAGATATTCCTCTACCAGCACGTGTCACCGACAGGAAAACGCGAGATGTGGGGTCTATTCTCGGCCGCCAGTAAGAAAGCTCTCGTGATTGTTCTAGATACGGTACGCACAAACCAACTGCCAACAGTAAAAAATCTATACACTTCCGAACGAATAGCACTACTGACCGCCAGCGATGAACATGGGGAAGATATGCTTCCTCCGTCGGACATGACGTTCGAAGTTTTTATGGAAATAGATGCCAAGCAGGTGTATCAGCGCGTAACGCGCGCGTTATCGGCATATCGTGATGAAAAACGTGGCCCAACGTTACTATGCCTTCAAACGGCCCTTGGATTGCACAAGTTAAATCAGCATTTGCCGATTTGTTTAGAGTTCCCAGAGGTTTCCATTCACATAGCAGACGACGCGGCCCTGCTCTCTGGGCTCGATTGGCAACGGCACGGTGCTCGGTCAATGATACGACACTTTCTTAATTTAGGTCGCGTTCTTCAAATGATGCTAGAACAGTGCCTCTATTTCCAGCTTCCGCTGGGCAACATGCCTCCCGACACGGTGCTTTTCGGTGCGGATTTGTTTTTCGCGCGGCTTCTACATCGCCATAATTTTGTGTTATGGTTTTCTGGCGGGGCCCGTCCCGACCTTGGAGGACGCGAAGCGGATGACAGTCGATTGTTAGCCGAGTTTGAAGACAACATCTCGGTCGTACAGAATCGAAGTGGTTTTTATCGTTCAGTTTGCGTTGAACTAACCGTAGAAAGCTTAGCGGTATCTGCCCTGCTCCAGGCTAGCAAGGTACAGGAACTGGAAGGCACTTCATCCGCAATTACATTCGACGTAATGCCCCAAGCATCGTTAGAAGAAATGATCACTAGCGGACCAAACGGTCAGCAGCTTTCCAACTACGACGAAACAGCACTTTGCAGTCAGGCATTCCGTGTGATGCGGATGATGGTCAACACATGGCTGCGCGAAGTTTCAATCAACCGCAATGTATTTTCCGACTTTCAAATCATCCACTTTTACCGTTGGGTACGGTCCAGTCGCGCTCTGCTATACGATCCTGCTTTAAGACGCGCTCTCAATACTATTATGCGGAAACTTTTCTTGCAAATTGTAGCCGAGTTTAGACGCATGAAAGCAACGATCATTTACGCGGATTTTAATCGTATAGTGATTGATACAGGCAAGCGAACTGTTGGCGACGCGATCAGCTACACGGACTATATAGTGCAAAACATTCGCAACCGCGAACTCTTCCACAGCGTTTCGCTGTCGTTTCAGCAAGCGTGGGAATTTCTATTGTGGAACGATCCAACAAACTACGGCGGGGTGAGAGGTAACCTACCGAAGGAAGCGATTGACTCCAACGAACCGAATACGTTAACATCGCAGGATGAATTGGACGAAGAAGAGCTGGCGCTCGAAATGAACTGGAGTATTTCCGAGCAGCTGCCCGAGGAAAGAAGATGTCGGGCGAATTTTGAAAGCTTTGTTGTGTCTTTCCTCCAAACAATGGCCGAAGGTGTCTCGCCCGAAAGTGCACTGCAAAAGCTAGCCTGCATTGCCTACGGAATGGTACAAAAAATGCACGATGGATCCGCACGTGGCGCCAACGGCCCGGCATTGGAGTTTATAAAGGCGATAACTAAAGCGCTAGCCGCATGCAAAGAAGCTGAAGATCAACTAACAACTATGCGTCGCAACATGTTACTTCTCGTAGGCATTGGTGACTTCAGCGACAAGGCCGTGTGGAAAGAGTCGAGAAAATCCTTCATTCTTACCGAGGTCATCTGTCAGGCATGCAATCACTGCCGGGATCTAGATCTCTGCAAGGACACACACCGAGCTTTAAAAGACGGTGAATTGCCTGTTTGGTTGTGTGCACAGTGCAACGTGGATTATGATAACGTCGAAATCGAAATGCGGCTCCTGGACGTGGTACAGCGGAAGCTTATGTCATACACGCTACAGGATTTACGGTGCATCAAGTGCAAGCAAATCAAACGGGAAAACCTTTCTCAGTACTGCACGTGCACGGGATGTTTTGAAAATCTCATCTCTACATCGGAGTTACGTCGCCTGCTGCAAACGTTCTACACGCTTGCCAAAGACTATCGCATGAGTGTTCTTGAGGAAACCGTTCAACACCTACTGGAAACGTAA